One region of Maylandia zebra isolate NMK-2024a linkage group LG10, Mzebra_GT3a, whole genome shotgun sequence genomic DNA includes:
- the exosc8 gene encoding exosome complex component RRP43 → MAAGFKTAEPLEYHRSFLKENCRPDGRELTEFRTTTLNIGSISTADGSALVKLGNTTIICGIKAELTNPTVEAPGKGYIVPNVDLPPLCSSRFRPGPPGEQAQAASQFIADVIESSEVIKTEDLCIDRGKLCWVLYCDLMCLDYDGNILDACVIALLAALKNTRLPEVTINKETSAPEVNLEKRRELQIHKHLVSASFCIFDDSILIADPTAEEETLSTANLTVVTDEDDRLCSVHKPGGTSLSGERLQECISRATTRQREIQKLIDKVAHSVKKAQ, encoded by the exons ATGGCGGCTGGCTTCAA GACTGCTGAGCCTCTGGAGTACCACCGGAGCTTTCTG AAAGAAAACTGTCGGCCTGATGGACGAGAGCTGACCGAATTCAGAACCACAACACTGAACATAG GGTCAATTTCCACAGCAGATGGCTCAGCCCTGGTGAAGCTTGGAAACACCACAATCATATGTGGAATTAAAGCG gagCTAACAAACCCTACAGTGGAGGCACCTGGTAAAGGCTACATTG TGCCCAACGTGGACCTGCCACCCCTGTGTTCCTCTCGCTTTCGTCCGGGACCACCGGGAGAGCAGGCCCAGGCTGCCAGCCAGTTTATCGCTGATGTCATTGAAAG CTCTGAAGTGATAAAAACAGAGGATCTGTGCATCGACAGAGGAAAG CTCTGCTGGGTGCTGTACTGTGACCTCATGTGTCTCGACTATGATGGGAACATATTGGATGCTTGTGTTATCGCTCTGCTGGCTGCTCTAAAGAAca CACGACTCCCAGAAGTCACCATCAACAAGGAGACCTCTGCACCAGAGGTGAATTTAGAAAAGAGACGTGAGCTTCAGATTCACAAACATCTGGTCAGCGCTTCTTTTTGCATCTTTGATGA TTCCATACTGATTGCGGACCCCACAGCTGAGGAGGAGACTCTGTCAACAGCAAACCTGACGGTGGTGACTGATGAGGATGACCGGCTCTGCTCTGTGCACAAACCAG GTGGGACATCACTGTCAGGAGAGAGGCTGCAGGAGTGTATCAGCCGAGCAACAACACGACAGAGAGAGATCCAGAAACTCATTGACAAAGTTGCACACAGTGTGAAGAAGGCACAATAA
- the alg5 gene encoding dolichyl-phosphate beta-glucosyltransferase — translation MDFLCEIVQALVALAAVVFVVLLVIAHLTAGMVDLTRHEKEKYFLTATGEKRLFPSLHDPHSRELSVVVPAYNEELRLPVMMDEAMEYLENRQKQNPSFTYEVIVVDDGSKDKTTEVALRYTTKYSADKVRVLTLVKNRGKGGAVRMGTLSSRGKVILMADADGATKFSDIEKVEAGLNDLNPKPENMAISCGSRAHLEKDSVAQRSLFRTFLMYGFHFLVWFFCVKGIKDTQCGFKLFTREAALKTFSSLHVERWAFDVELLYIAQCFKIPIAEVAVNWTEIEGSKLVPFWSWLQMGRDLVFIRLRYITGAWKLQSSHKTD, via the exons ATGGATTTCCTCTGTGAAATAGTTCAAGCCCTCGTCGCACTGGCAGCTGTAGTTTTCGTCGTG TTGCTCGTAATAGCACACTTAACCGCAGGGATGGTGGACCTGACACGCCATGAGAAGGAGAAATACTTTCTCACCGCCACCGGAGAGAAGCGGCtcttccccagtctgcatgaTCCCCATTCCAGGGAGCTCTCTGTGGTGGTCCCGGCCTACAACGAGGAGCTCCGAT TACCTGTGATGATGGATGAAGCTATGGAGTACTTGGAAAACAGGCAG AAACAAAACCCCTCTTTTACCTATGAGGTCATCGTGGTGGATGATGGCAGCAAAGACAAAACCACAGAG GTTGCTTTGCGGTACACTACGAAGTACAGTGCTGATAAAGTGCGCGTCCTGACGCTGGTGAAGAACAGAGGGAAAGGAGGAGCTGTGCGGATG GGAACTCTGAGCTCCAGAGGGAAAGTCATTCTGATGGCAGATGCTGATGGAGCCACAAAGTTTTCTGACATTGAGAAAGTGGAGGCTGGACTCAATGACCTCAACCCCAAACCG GAGAACATGGCAATTTCATGTGGATCCAGAGCTCACCTAGAGAAAGACTCTGTAGCTCAG CGGTCTTTGTTTCGGACGTTCCTTATGTATGGCTTCCACTTCCTGGTGTGGTTCTTTTGCGTGAAGGGGATCAAGGACACTCAGTGTGGCTTCAAGCTTTTCACACGTGAGGCTGCACTCAAGACCTTCTCCTCTCTCCATGTAGAGCGATG GGCTTTTGATGTGGAGCTCCTGTATATCGCCCAGTGTTTTAAAATCCCCATAGCTGAGGTGGCAGTCAACTGGACTGAAATAGAAG GGTCCAAGCTGGTACCATTTTGGAGCTGGCTGCAGATGGGACGAGACCTGGTTTTCATTCGCCTGCGCTACATCACCGGAGCCTGGAAACTGCAGTCGTCGCATAAGACTGATTAG